The Sulfuricella sp. genome contains the following window.
ACCTCTTCACCCTGCAACGGGTCGGCCTGAGACAAATCAGCAGCGCCATCCGCAACAGCCAGAACCACGACCAGCTCAAACAAAGCGCCCGGGACATCCGCCAGCTCGCCCACAACATGCTCGCCCAAGGGGTTGCCGCCGAACAGCTCACCCAATTCATCTCCACCCTCAACGACCTGCTCACCCAGCGGCTCATCGAACTCGAATGCCAGGCGCAAGGCATCAGCCACAGCGAGCTGTGCGAACTCGGCGTCTGCTGGCTCGCCCTCGGCAGCGAAGGGCGCTACGAACAGACCCTCAACACCGACCAGGATAACGGCATCATCTTCACGGTACCGGAGGGCAAGACGGCGGAGGAGATCAGAGCCACCCTGCTGCCGCTGGCGCAACGCATCAACGCCGCGCTGGACGCCTGCGGCTTCCCGCTGTGCAAGGGCGGGATCATGGCCTCCAATCCGAAGTGGTGCCTGAGTCTGGAAGAGTGGAAGGGGACGTTTGCGGAGTGGATACACCGCGGCGATACGCCGGTGTTGCTGAATGCCACCATATTTTTTGATTTCCGCCCCTTGTGGGGCAATCACGAGCTGGCGCACGAGTTGCGCGCGTGGCTCAATACCCGGATCAAGGATAACCGCCTGTTTCTCAGGCACATGGTGCAGAACGCCCTGGGCAACCGTCCGCCGCTGGGGCTGCTGCGCGACTTCGTGGTGGACGGCGGCACGCTGGACCTGAAGCTCAACGGCGTCTCGCCCTTCGTCGATGCGGCGCGCATCTTCAGCCTCGCCGCAGGCTGCGGAGAAACCTCGACCATCCGCCGCCTGCGCGCCGCTTGCGAAGCATGGAACATGAACAAAGGGGATGTGGAGGGCTGGATCGAGGCCTTTCTTTACCTCCAGCTGTTGCGCCTGCGCCTGCAGCACGAGCAGTGCGAGGCGGGCGCGGCATTGTCCAACCGGGTCAATCCGGATACCCTGAACAGCCTGGATCGGCGCATTCTCAAGGAAGCCTTCCGTCAGGCGCGCAAGCTGCAAGGGGTGATGGAGAAGTATTTCAGTTTTTGAATGGGGCGGGATTTGCCGGTTTCACGTGAAACACATGAAGCTGGGCTGGCGGTTGCGGCGGGTGTGGCCCATTTAAGTTCCGTGATGGGGAAAGCGAACCGTGATCAGCGTGCCTTTTCCGTCACACCCCTCATCCAGGCTGATGGTGGCGCCGTGGCGTTTCGCCACCTCCGCCACGATGGCGAGACCCAGCCCGCTGCCGCTCTGGCCGCTGCCGAGCACCCGGTAAAAGCGCTCGAACACCCGCTCGCGGTGCTCCGGCGTGATGCCGGGGCCGTTGTCTTCCACCCGCAGCACCGCCCCGCCGTGCTGGTAATCCACCCCGACGGTGATGTGCCCGCTGGGCTGGGTATAGCGAATGGCATTATCGAGCAGGTTGTTGAGCATTTCGGCGAGGCTGGCCGCATCGCCGCGCAGCGGCGCCAGCCGCGGAATATCCTCGAAACCCAGGTCGATGTTCTTTTCCAGCGCCTGGGGCACCCAGCGCAGGGTGCATTCCTGCGCCAGGCGGTTGAGGTCGAGCGGTGAGAAGCTTTCCACGCCCTGGCCGCCCGGCTCGTTGCGCGCCAGGGCCAGCAACTGGTTCACCAGATGGCTGCCGCGTTCGGCGCTGGTGAGAATTTGCGTCAGGGCATGCTGCTTGCGTTCCGCTTCCGTCTCGCGCAGCGCCAGCTCGGCCTGGGTGGTCAGCCCGGCGAAGGGGGTGCGCAACTGGTGGGCGGCGTCGGCAATGAAGCGCTGCTGGGCCAGCATCACCTGCTTGAGGCGCGCCAGCAGATCGTTGACGGCACGGATCAGGGGCCTGACTTCTTCCGGCGCCCGGGCTTCATCCAGTTCGCTCAGGTCGTCGCGCTGGCGGCGCGCCACCTCCCGGCGCAGGCGCTCGAGCGGCAACAAGCCCTGTTTCAGGGCGTACCACACTGCTGCCACGGCAATCACGATCAGCAGCAGCTGGGGGATCACGATGTTGGCGAAAATGCCGCGAATCAGCGCCTGGCGCTGGTGTATGGTCTCTGACATGTGGATCTGCAAGGGGCGGTCAGGAGTGGCGCCGGGATAAAGCAGGCTCACCATGCGGGTTTTTTCACCCCCCCGCTCGGTATTGCTGAATAGCGGTCCGCTTTTCCCTCCCCGGTGGGCGAGGGGGCGCCCGAGATCGGCGTTGCCGGCGAGCTGTTTGCCGTCCGCATCGCTGACGGCGTAATACACCCGGTCCGGCATGCCGGGATCGCTGCCATCCGGCAGGGCGGGATTGACATCGAGCCGTTCCTGGCCGCTTCCCAGCCGCATCTGCGCCGCCACCGATTGCGCCCGCTCCAGCAGCGCCAGGTCGTAGGGCTGGTTGGCGTAGTTAAGCGTGGCGACGTAGCCCGCCACGGTGCTGAACAGCCACAGCACGAACAGGGGCGTCAGCAGCCAGTTCATGAGGTGGTCGCGGAGGGAGAGGACGTCTTCTTCCATGAGGGTGTCCGTGTCTGATTAAATCATTCTGGAAAAAAGGCATTCCTGGCGATCAAGCTATTGCCTTGTCGATGATGTAACCCAGGCCGCGAATGGTGCGGATGGTGACGCCGGCCGGCTCGATTTTCTTGCGCAGGCGGTGAATATAGACCTCGATGGCGTTGCCGCTGGCTTCCTCGGAGTAGCTGTAGAGCCGCTCCAGCAGCTGCTCCTTGCTCACCACCCAGCCGATGCGCGACATCAGCGCCTCCAGCACCCCCAGTTCGCGCGGGGTGAGTTCCAGCGCCTCGCCGTTGATGGCGGCGCGCCGCGCGACGCTGTCGAAAACCAGGGTGCCGCAAGTCAATGCCGGGTTCACGCCGCACTGGCCGCGCCGCAACAGCGCCCGCACCCTTGCTTCCAGTTCCGGCAGGCTGAAGGGTTTGACCAGGTAGTCGTCCGCCCCCAGGTCGAGGCCCCTGACCCGGTCTTCCACCCCGTCGCGGGCGGTGATGATGATCACCGGCACCTGGCGGTTGCGCTCGCGCAGGCTGCGCAGCACCTGGAGCCCGTCCAGGCGCGGCAGGCCGAGGTCGAGGATGGCCAGGTCGAAGGGCTGCTCGCCCTTGAGCATCAGGTTGGCGTCCAGGCCGTCCGCGACATGATCCACCGCATAGCCCGCCTGGCGCATGGAGCGGCACAGGCCATCGGCCAGCACTTCATCGTCTTCGGCAATCAGGATGCGCATTGTAAGGTTTGTGTAAGGCCGGAAGGGTAGGGTTCGGCATAAGGTGGAAAGTGGCCTGTATTAAAGCCCATTGCCTGCTGGAAAACAATTTTAATTGGGGAACAAGAAATGTCAAAACGCGAGATGAACTGGGCCGCGATCGATGCCGATCCGCGCTTCCAGGCTTTGCACCGCAAGAAGACCACATTCCTGTGGGGACTGATGATTTTCTCGGTGATCTATTACTTCCTGCTGCCGATCGGCGCGGCCTATTACCAGGATCTGTTCAAGATCAAGGTATGGGGCGTGGTCAACGTCGGCATCCTGTTCGCGCTGTCCGAGTTTGTGGTGGCCTGGACCATTGCCTACTTCTATTCGAAGAAGGCCAATGCCGAATTCGACACCATGGCGCAGGAAATCATCAACGACGCGCACAAGATGGGAGCCTGACATGAGCCAAACCTATAACAAGCTCGCCCTTTCCGCCGCCGCCCTGCTGGCCAGCGGTTCCGCTTTCGCGGCGGGTGGTGGCGCGGTTGCCGACGAGTTCAAGTGGATGACCTTTGCGGTGTTCGGCGTGATCATCGCCATCACCATGGCGATCACCTTCTGGGCGGCGCGCACCACGCATACCACTTCCGAGTTCTACGCTGCCGGACGTTCGGTGTCCGGCATCCAGAACGGCTGGGCAATCGCCGGCGACTACCTGTCCGCCGCGTCCTTCCTCGGTATTGCCGGCCTGATCTCGCTCTACGGCTACGACGGCTTCATGTATTCGGTGGGCTGGCTGGTGGCCTACATTACGGTTCTATTGGTCATCGCCGAACCCTGCCGCAACATCGGCAAGTACACCATGGGCGACATCCTGGCGTTCCGCAACGATCCGAAGAAAACCAAGACCGTGGCGGCGCTGTCCACCATCACCGTGTCCACCTTCTACCTGACCGCGCAGATGGTTGGCGGCGGTGTGCTGATCAAGACCCTGATCGGTATCGACTACGAAATCTCGGTGATTGGCGTCGGCGTGCTGATGCTGGTCTACGTGGTATTCGGCGGCATGAAGGCCACCACCTGGGTGCAGATCATCAAGGCGGTGCTGCTGGTGGTTGCTTCCATCCTGCTGGTGGCGCTGGTGTGGGCGCCGTATGGCTTCAGCCTGCCGGGTTATTTGCAGGCAGTGGTGAGCGATCCTGACGTACAGGGACAGGTCGCCAAGCTGCTGGGCGACAAGGCTACCAACATGACGCCGGAAGAACTGGGCCAGCGCTTCCTCGAACCCGGCCTGTTCCTCAAGAGCCCGATCGACCAGATCTCCCTGGGCATGGCGCTGGTGCTTGGCACAGCCGGGATGCCGCACATCCTGATGCGCTTCTTCACCGTGCCCACGGCACAGGCCGCGCGCCTGTCCGTGATCTGGGCCATGGGAATCATCGGCGGCTTCTACGTGCTGACCCTGTTCCTCGGCACCGGCGCCGCAATGCTGGTCGGCCCGGCCAAGATCGCCTCGATCGATGCCGGCGGCAACATGGCTGGGCCGCTGCTGGCGCAGTTCCTGGGCGGCGGTGAAAACTCCATGCTCGGCAACCTCTTCCTCGCCTTTGTCGCCGCCGTGGCTTTTGCCACCATCGTCGCCGTGGTCGCGGGCCTGGTGCTGGCAGCCGCTTCCGCGATGGCGCACGACATCTACGTCGGCGTGATCCGTGGCGAACACGCCACGCCGCAGGAGCAGGTGACCGCGGCACGCGTGTCCTCCGTGATTGTCGGCATCATGGCGATCACCGTCGGTATTCTTGCCAAGGGCCAGAACGTGGCCCACCTGGTGGCGCTGGCCTTTGCCGTGGCCGCTTCTTCCAACCTCCCAGCGGTGTTCCTCACCCTGTACTGGAAGAAGTGCAACACCACCGGCATCATCATGGGCATGCTGGTTGGTGCCATCACCGCCATCGCGCTGGTGATGATTTCCCCCAACATGACCTATCCCAAGGCCGTGATCAGCGGCGCCAAGAAGGTGCTGGAAGGCGAAGCCGCCCAGCCGGCCAAATTGGCCCAGGCGGCCGAGGGCGGTTTCATCTGCGACCTGTTTGCCGTATCCGGTTGCAAGAAAGCCGAACCGGCCAAGCCCGAACAGGCCGCCAAACCCGGCGCGCCGGAGAAGCTGGCCAGGTTGCAGGAAAAGTTGCCAGCCCTGACCGATGCGAAGGAACTGGAGAAGGCGAAGAAGGACATCGCCGGCCTGGAGAAATCCATCAAGAAGGCCGAGGAAGACCTGAAGAAAATGGAAGGCCAGTCCACCAGCATGATGGGCCTGGAGAAGCCATTCTTCCAGCTCAAGAATCCGGGCCTGATCTCCATCCCGCTCGGCTTCCTGATGGTCATTCTTGGCTCCCTGCTGACGCGTGACAAACGTGCCGAAGACATGTGGGACGAACTCTACGTGCGCCAGAACACCGGCATTAACGCGGAAGCTGCCAGCGCGCACTAAACGGGTTTCTGTATTGCCCTCCTTAGCCCCGGCCTCGACCGGGGCTTTTTTTGGGTGGCGCCCCCAGCCCATTAAGGTCTTGGGTGAGCCAAAAATCAGGCTTTTCCCGATTGACCCAATTCGCCCTGATGGTAGTTTCCAGGTCATATCAATCACTTATTTCTGGATCATATGATTGCTGCCAGAACGCTGCTTAGCAAAAATTCCATCATCGCCCTGTCCCCAAGAAAATTTATTTGGCTGAGTTTGGTGTTTGCCCTTGTTTTCTGGTTTGCAGGTAGCTGGATGGACACGCTTTTTTCCAGCCATGAGCCCTTGCTGGAAAGTTTTCAGCCGTCCGGCATGGGGCTTTATCTGGGCTTGCTGGTTTTTCTCCAGATTGTTACCTTTGGCTATCTGGCTTCGCTCCATGTGGAAACGAATGAACATCCTGATCCTGCACTGAGTCAGGATAAGGATCGCAGGCAAGCCGAAAATGCGTTAAAGGAGAGTGAATTCCGCTGGAAATTCGCCATCGAGGGTTCGGGCGACGGCGTATGGGATTGGAATATTCTGACCGGCGAAAAAATATTTTCGAAGCGCTGGAAAGAAATTCTTGGCTATGCTGAATCAGACCCCTTGCCTGTTGGCCAGGAATGGGAAAATCGTTTCCATCCCGATGATAAATCGTATGTGGCAGATGCAATGCAAGCCTACCTGGATGGCCGGTCGGCAATTTATGTGGTTGAGTGCCGCATGAGGTGCAAGGACAGGAGCTATAAATGGATACTTGGCCGAGGCATGATTGTTAGCCGCAGCGAGGACGGAAAATCCTTGCGCATGATCGGCACGAGCACCGACATCAGTTTTCGCAAAGAGGCCGAGGCTGAACTTCGTATCGCCGCCACAGCCTTTGAATCCCATGAAGGCATGATGGTTACCGATGCCAACAGTGTGATCCTTCGTGTCAATCGGGCCTTTACCGAGATCACCGGCTACACGGAAGATGAGGTCGTGGGGGAGACACCGCGGCTGTTCAAGTCCGGCCATCACGACGCCGGCTTTTATCGAGATATGTGGGAAAGCCTCAATCGCACGGGTGGATGGCAGGGGGAAATCTGGGATCGGCGCAAAAACGGCGAGGTGTATCCAAAATGGACCACCATTACGGCGGTGAAGGACGCCAATGGCATCGTTACCCATTACGTCGGTGCGCATTACGACATCACCAAACGCAAACAGACGGAAGAGCAAGTGCGTCTACTGGCGTTCCATGACCCGCTGACCCGGTTGCCGAACCGGCATCTGCTCAATGATCGCTTGAGCCAGAGCATAGCCGCCAGTACGCGCAGTGTTCGCTATGGCGCGTTGAT
Protein-coding sequences here:
- a CDS encoding DUF294 nucleotidyltransferase-like domain-containing protein codes for the protein LFTLQRVGLRQISSAIRNSQNHDQLKQSARDIRQLAHNMLAQGVAAEQLTQFISTLNDLLTQRLIELECQAQGISHSELCELGVCWLALGSEGRYEQTLNTDQDNGIIFTVPEGKTAEEIRATLLPLAQRINAALDACGFPLCKGGIMASNPKWCLSLEEWKGTFAEWIHRGDTPVLLNATIFFDFRPLWGNHELAHELRAWLNTRIKDNRLFLRHMVQNALGNRPPLGLLRDFVVDGGTLDLKLNGVSPFVDAARIFSLAAGCGETSTIRRLRAACEAWNMNKGDVEGWIEAFLYLQLLRLRLQHEQCEAGAALSNRVNPDTLNSLDRRILKEAFRQARKLQGVMEKYFSF
- a CDS encoding sensor histidine kinase N-terminal domain-containing protein, with amino-acid sequence MEEDVLSLRDHLMNWLLTPLFVLWLFSTVAGYVATLNYANQPYDLALLERAQSVAAQMRLGSGQERLDVNPALPDGSDPGMPDRVYYAVSDADGKQLAGNADLGRPLAHRGGKSGPLFSNTERGGEKTRMVSLLYPGATPDRPLQIHMSETIHQRQALIRGIFANIVIPQLLLIVIAVAAVWYALKQGLLPLERLRREVARRQRDDLSELDEARAPEEVRPLIRAVNDLLARLKQVMLAQQRFIADAAHQLRTPFAGLTTQAELALRETEAERKQHALTQILTSAERGSHLVNQLLALARNEPGGQGVESFSPLDLNRLAQECTLRWVPQALEKNIDLGFEDIPRLAPLRGDAASLAEMLNNLLDNAIRYTQPSGHITVGVDYQHGGAVLRVEDNGPGITPEHRERVFERFYRVLGSGQSGSGLGLAIVAEVAKRHGATISLDEGCDGKGTLITVRFPHHGT
- a CDS encoding response regulator transcription factor — protein: MRILIAEDDEVLADGLCRSMRQAGYAVDHVADGLDANLMLKGEQPFDLAILDLGLPRLDGLQVLRSLRERNRQVPVIIITARDGVEDRVRGLDLGADDYLVKPFSLPELEARVRALLRRGQCGVNPALTCGTLVFDSVARRAAINGEALELTPRELGVLEALMSRIGWVVSKEQLLERLYSYSEEASGNAIEVYIHRLRKKIEPAGVTIRTIRGLGYIIDKAIA
- a CDS encoding DUF485 domain-containing protein; translated protein: MSKREMNWAAIDADPRFQALHRKKTTFLWGLMIFSVIYYFLLPIGAAYYQDLFKIKVWGVVNVGILFALSEFVVAWTIAYFYSKKANAEFDTMAQEIINDAHKMGA
- a CDS encoding cation acetate symporter, with amino-acid sequence MSQTYNKLALSAAALLASGSAFAAGGGAVADEFKWMTFAVFGVIIAITMAITFWAARTTHTTSEFYAAGRSVSGIQNGWAIAGDYLSAASFLGIAGLISLYGYDGFMYSVGWLVAYITVLLVIAEPCRNIGKYTMGDILAFRNDPKKTKTVAALSTITVSTFYLTAQMVGGGVLIKTLIGIDYEISVIGVGVLMLVYVVFGGMKATTWVQIIKAVLLVVASILLVALVWAPYGFSLPGYLQAVVSDPDVQGQVAKLLGDKATNMTPEELGQRFLEPGLFLKSPIDQISLGMALVLGTAGMPHILMRFFTVPTAQAARLSVIWAMGIIGGFYVLTLFLGTGAAMLVGPAKIASIDAGGNMAGPLLAQFLGGGENSMLGNLFLAFVAAVAFATIVAVVAGLVLAAASAMAHDIYVGVIRGEHATPQEQVTAARVSSVIVGIMAITVGILAKGQNVAHLVALAFAVAASSNLPAVFLTLYWKKCNTTGIIMGMLVGAITAIALVMISPNMTYPKAVISGAKKVLEGEAAQPAKLAQAAEGGFICDLFAVSGCKKAEPAKPEQAAKPGAPEKLARLQEKLPALTDAKELEKAKKDIAGLEKSIKKAEEDLKKMEGQSTSMMGLEKPFFQLKNPGLISIPLGFLMVILGSLLTRDKRAEDMWDELYVRQNTGINAEAASAH
- a CDS encoding diguanylate cyclase gives rise to the protein MIAARTLLSKNSIIALSPRKFIWLSLVFALVFWFAGSWMDTLFSSHEPLLESFQPSGMGLYLGLLVFLQIVTFGYLASLHVETNEHPDPALSQDKDRRQAENALKESEFRWKFAIEGSGDGVWDWNILTGEKIFSKRWKEILGYAESDPLPVGQEWENRFHPDDKSYVADAMQAYLDGRSAIYVVECRMRCKDRSYKWILGRGMIVSRSEDGKSLRMIGTSTDISFRKEAEAELRIAATAFESHEGMMVTDANSVILRVNRAFTEITGYTEDEVVGETPRLFKSGHHDAGFYRDMWESLNRTGGWQGEIWDRRKNGEVYPKWTTITAVKDANGIVTHYVGAHYDITKRKQTEEQVRLLAFHDPLTRLPNRHLLNDRLSQSIAASTRSVRYGALMFLDLDNFKPLNDTHGHVVGDLLLIEVAERLKNCVRELDTVARFGGDEFVVILSNLDEDKSESTAQAAIVAEKIRNTLSEPYLLTVKHEGKAEGTVEHHCTASIGVVLFVNHEASQDDILKWADAAMYQAKAAGRNLIRFYDSGA